The Thalassomonas actiniarum genome contains the following window.
TAAACACCACTTCGCACTAAACCTTTAAGTAGCTTATTTGAAATACCGGGTTGATTCATCCTGATAGCCTCATGGGTAAGGCGTTTCCTCTCAGCCCTGGACAAGCCTTTTAAAATTTCAGCATAAGACTTTCCACTACTAAGGTGTAATAATTTTACTGTTTTTATTGTCACAGCAGCCGCTGCCGCAGCACCGGCAACAGAAATAACATCAAGAGCGATTGATGCATTTTGATACCACTCTTGTGAATCGAGAAAATCATTTTGCTCTTGATCAAATATTTCATTACCTGTCCTATAAAGGCCATTTGCGCATTGTAATGAACTCGCGACACTAGCCGATACGGCAAGATAGGTTACCGCCCCGCTCGCCCCGCCTGTTAACGGTATAGCACCTGCACTGCCAAGCACCACAAACCATCCAAGAAATGCTGCGCCACAACTCAGTACCGTACCTGCCACTTCTTTTATCAGTTCAGATTCCCTTACATTTCCCTGACTGTATTTTAAATGAGAAGAAAACTGCACTTGACTCATGTCTTTAGGAGGTTCCCGTAAAACAACCTTAACAGGATTCACGCGGCATACAGGATTAAAAGGTCTAAGTTCAACAATATTGAGAGCACTATCAATATAAATAACAGCAGCACCATGAAGTTCATGGATACTATCGATTTCTTTGAATAATTTGTTTTGATCTATCTGAAGTGCAAGTTTATCTTTGAGCAGTCGTTCGTTATAACTTGGGTTGATATGAATATTCATCAGCAATTCCTTTGCCTTAAAATGGTCATTAAACAAACAGGCTAAATGTTTTTATATGTGATAGCAATGAAATTAAAAGCTGTTGAGGAGTTTTGTGAATATAAGATTAAAGGAAATTCCCTTGCCAACTAATCGTTTGAAAATTGCATATGTGATCTTTTAATGCCCGCATAACAATTCCTTATTGCTTCACAGCTCGTCTGCGGCGATAATCAGCACCATTATTGCCGTGACTATTTTCTAAAAAATAACCACATTGGCCGATCATTTAGCTCACTTTTTACTGCAAACATGATCCCTTAAAAAGAATCAAAAAACCATATGACCTACGACTCAAATACCCCTTCCATCTTGTGGCATGACTATGAAACCTGGGGAGTGTCGCCTAAATACGATAAACCTTCTCAGTTCGCCGGTATCCGCACTGACTTAGATCTCAACATTATCTCCGAACCGGAAGTGTTTTATTGTCAGCCGCCACAAGATTATTTGCCACAACCAGAGGCCTGTTTAGTCACCGGCATCACACCGCAAAAAGCGCAGCGCGAAGGTTTAACCGAGGCGGAGTTTGCCAGTCGTATCCATGCACTTTTCAGCCAGCCCAACACCTGTGTAGCCGGTTATAACAACATTCGCTTTGACGACGAGGTTACGCGTTACATGTTTTACCGTAACTTTTACGACCCCTACGCCCGTGAATGGCAGCACGGCAACAGCCGCTGGGACATTATCGATATGGTACGCGCCTGTTACGCGTTACGCCCTGAGGGCATTAACTGGCCGACAAACGATGAAGGTAAGGTCAGTTTCCGCCTGGAATTACTGACCAAAGCCAACGGCATCAGCCATGAAGCAGCGCATGATGCCATGAGTGATGTTTATGCCACTATCGCCATGGCAAAACTCATTAAAGAGAAGCAGCCGAAACTCTATGACTTTATTTTTAATCTCAAAAATAAACGCCAGGTGGCGGAGCTGATTGATGTTTATAATATGACGCCGATTGTGCACACCTCCAGCCGGATTTCGTCAGAGCATGGCTGCACCAGTTGGTTTGCTCCGGTGAGCTATCACCCTACCAATAAAAATGCCGTTATTGCCGTCGACCTGGCTCAAGATCCCGAGCCGTTATTAAACCTGAGCAGCGAAGATATCAAAGCGCGTTTATACACCAAACGCCAGGATTTGGCCGAAGGCGAATTGCCTATCCCGGTCAAACTTATCCATATCAATAAGTGCCCCGTTGTCTCGCCGGCTAAAACCTTGCTGCCGGAAAATGCCGCCCGCCTGAACATTCCCCGTGAACAGTGTCTGGCAAACTTAACCAAGCTCAAGGGCCATGACGCCTTGCGGGACAAACTCAGCGATGTCTTTATGCCGGATTTTGAGGGTGAAGAAGCGCCGGATGCCGAGCATGCCCTTTACGGCGGTGAGTTTTTCTCCGCCAGCGACAAGGCGCAAATGGAAGTATTACATGCCATGCCGGTGGAGCAATTGGCGGGCCATGATTTCCAGTTCCAGGACCCTCGCCTGCCTACCCTGCTGTTTCGCTATCGCGCCCGCAATTTCCCGTTAACCCTAACCAGCGAAGAGTTGCAAAAATGGCAGCAGTACAGCAGCAATAAACTGCAATACGGCGGCCAGGGTATTTTAAGCCTGGACGAGTATATGATGAAGCTGGAAAACCTGGCAATGGAGCATGAGAATAACCCGGAAAAAATGGCGGTGCTAAAAGCCCTGTTCCAGTACGTACAGAGCTAGTACCGAAATCAAGAATAGCAAAATACCAGTGCGCTTGTTTGTTACCTTGATGGCAAACAAGGCCTGCACCCGAACAAAACAGCAAATTCGTCTTAGCAAGGATTTATAAAACAATGAAAAAAGTCGCTTTTATCGGTTTAGGTGTCATGGGTTACCCTATGGCTGGCCATTTGCAACAGGCAGGTTATGCGGTCACGGTTTATAACCGTACCCAGGCCAAGGCAAAGCAATGGACAGAGCAATATCAGGGACAAATGGCCCTGACCCCGAAACTGGCCGCTGAAGGCGCTGATATTGTTTTTGTCTGTGTCGGCAATGACGACGACCTGCGCTCTGTGGTTTTGGGGGAAGATGGCGCTTTTTCAGGCATGAGCAAAGGCACTATTTTAGTCGATCATACTACCGCTTCCGCCGATGTTGCCCGCCAGCTGGCCGAGCAGGCAAAGTTATCAGGCCTGGCTTTTCTCGATGCCCCGGTATCCGGCGGCGAAGCAGGTGCGGTTAACGGTCAGCTCACCATTATGGTCGGCGGTGATGAAACTCAGTTTGCTAACGTCAACACTGTGATGGATGCCTATGCCAAGTTCAGCAAACTGCTTGGCCCGGTGGGCAGCGGCCAGCTGGCGAAAATGATGAATCAAATCTGTATTGCCGGTGTGGTTCAGGGATTGGCAGAAGCGATACATTTTGGCAGCAATGCCGGTTTGGATGTTGAAGCCGTGATCGAAGTGATCAGCCAAGGCGCCGCCGGCTCCTGGCAGATGAACAACCGCCATAAAACCATGATCAAAGGCGAATACGACTTTGGTTTTGCCGTTGACTGGATGCGTAAAGATCTCGCCATCGCCCTGGACGAAGCCCGTAAAAACGGCTCTACCTTGCCGCTGACGGCTCTGGTGGACCAATTTTATGCCGACGTACAGCAAAGTGGCGGCAACCGCTGGGATACCTCAAGCCTGCTCACCCGGTTACAAAAATAAGCCAACCTGGCGGTAAAGCTGCGGGCGTTCAATAACGGCGTCCGCCACATCTGTTTTATCCGCTACTTTTATTGCAGCCCGGCATTACTCAGGATCTTTTTTAGCCAGGGTTGAAACCTTGCCCGGTTTATCTTGCTCGCGGCAGTGATTAAACTCCTGCGCCCTGTTGGCATACGACAAGCAAAAATCAAATTCCCCCTGGGAGGCCAGTTGTTCACCGTTGTAAAAGGCAAAGATGCTTTTAGATGCTATCTGCTCAGGCTGCGTGTTGTTGCAGGCCATCATCGCGGACAACTTACATTCCTGCATTGACTGCACCGTTTGTATTTTCACGCAGCTAAGCCTGTCTTCGCACGGCTGAAAGCTTATGTTTTTTATACCGCTACAAGGGGTATGGCGATACTGCACCAGGCATTCCGTGGGCTCCTGCCCCTCTTCCATGTTCATCATGGTGATATTGGGGCGCATTTGCGGAATATCTTCGGGAGAATCCTTTTTTTCTTCAAGATAAGACAATACGGCCACGCCTATTTCTTCATCCTTGATCAGCTTGGTATTGATCATAAAAGCCAGGGTTTCCAGACGCTCAGAGGCAACCTCAGATTCCAGTGCTTTCATCACCAGATCCGAATTCAGCTTCTGATCCGCCAGTTGTTTATCCCAATAGCCCTTGATCAGTCCGCCGCCTATGGTGCCCATCAGGGCGATTAAACCGGTAATAAGTAAAGTGCTTATGGTAGATTTCGGCTCTTCAGACATAACCCCTCCCGGTCTTACCCGGCTGAGAAAATACCATAAAAGTTAACGCGTAAATGCCCGAAAACCGCCGTTGAAAAAGCTGCGCCTGATTTCACCATTCATTCCCTGAGTTGCTTTATCTGCAATGTCTGTCCATGAATATTGCACAAGTGTAGTCGAAAATTTTTAAAGGTTATATCAGCGTTCAATCAACCGGAAAAAATCCTCAAAAAAGCAGGATTTTCTCTCACCTGAAAAAGAGCAAAATAGAAGTGTGATTTAAATATTTGCTCCTATCCTTAAAAAACTATTCTTTCCGCGCTCCTGCCTTGCGCACTTTTTTCGCTCTCATACTTAAGGAAAAGAAGATGAGTCTACTTAATTATTATTTTTCGGATCACAGCAACGAAGTAGTCAGCCGCGGCAGTAATCATTCAGTATTAGGCATCACCAAGGGTCATTACAGCCAGGGAGCTATCCAATACCGCCACCCGGGCACAAATGCCATATGCAGCGACAACATCCGCTATATCGAACCCTCCCAGGAAAGCAATGGCTGGTCAGGCAGTGCCGCCGGAGCCAGCGTACTGGATCACGTGCCCAACCTGGACAATTTCACTATGTCCTGCTGGGCGGATGCCAAAACCTTAGGTTTCTGGACCATCCCCTTTTTGCTCAAGCAAAACGATCAGTGGCGCTTTAGCATTGACTATGAAACCACCTCCAATAATACCCTGTATGTTTATATCAGCTACCATTCTCCGCAAGGCGGTTACCACTGGACCTATACCAGCTTTGCCCTGCCCGATAACAACTGGCATTATCTTACTGTCACCAAAACCCGGGATG
Protein-coding sequences here:
- the sbcB gene encoding exodeoxyribonuclease I; the encoded protein is MTYDSNTPSILWHDYETWGVSPKYDKPSQFAGIRTDLDLNIISEPEVFYCQPPQDYLPQPEACLVTGITPQKAQREGLTEAEFASRIHALFSQPNTCVAGYNNIRFDDEVTRYMFYRNFYDPYAREWQHGNSRWDIIDMVRACYALRPEGINWPTNDEGKVSFRLELLTKANGISHEAAHDAMSDVYATIAMAKLIKEKQPKLYDFIFNLKNKRQVAELIDVYNMTPIVHTSSRISSEHGCTSWFAPVSYHPTNKNAVIAVDLAQDPEPLLNLSSEDIKARLYTKRQDLAEGELPIPVKLIHINKCPVVSPAKTLLPENAARLNIPREQCLANLTKLKGHDALRDKLSDVFMPDFEGEEAPDAEHALYGGEFFSASDKAQMEVLHAMPVEQLAGHDFQFQDPRLPTLLFRYRARNFPLTLTSEELQKWQQYSSNKLQYGGQGILSLDEYMMKLENLAMEHENNPEKMAVLKALFQYVQS
- a CDS encoding NAD(P)-dependent oxidoreductase, with the translated sequence MKKVAFIGLGVMGYPMAGHLQQAGYAVTVYNRTQAKAKQWTEQYQGQMALTPKLAAEGADIVFVCVGNDDDLRSVVLGEDGAFSGMSKGTILVDHTTASADVARQLAEQAKLSGLAFLDAPVSGGEAGAVNGQLTIMVGGDETQFANVNTVMDAYAKFSKLLGPVGSGQLAKMMNQICIAGVVQGLAEAIHFGSNAGLDVEAVIEVISQGAAGSWQMNNRHKTMIKGEYDFGFAVDWMRKDLAIALDEARKNGSTLPLTALVDQFYADVQQSGGNRWDTSSLLTRLQK